A part of Gracilimonas sp. genomic DNA contains:
- the hpt gene encoding hypoxanthine phosphoribosyltransferase, translating into MSSTFYQPDTVTCNGEKFKIFITKDQIDERLNQLGNQLDKHYEGKKPIFIGILNGAFIFLADIMRHVSIDCEVDFMKLSSYGDQKVSSGQVTELKHIDAKIEGRHVILVEDIVDTGLSMNYMVKRIKENNPASVAVCTLLHKKEATHHDVQLDYVGFEIPNAFVLGYGLDYAQEGRNLSQIYVIDKEDD; encoded by the coding sequence ATGAGTTCAACTTTTTACCAACCGGATACAGTGACCTGTAACGGCGAAAAATTTAAAATCTTCATTACCAAAGACCAGATCGATGAGCGCCTGAATCAGCTGGGCAACCAGCTCGATAAACACTATGAGGGCAAAAAGCCTATTTTTATAGGGATTCTGAATGGGGCTTTTATTTTTCTGGCTGATATCATGCGCCATGTCAGCATCGACTGTGAGGTGGATTTCATGAAGCTTAGCAGCTATGGAGATCAGAAAGTATCTTCGGGACAGGTAACTGAGCTCAAGCATATTGATGCAAAGATTGAAGGCCGGCATGTGATCTTGGTGGAAGACATCGTCGATACCGGCCTCTCGATGAATTACATGGTAAAGCGGATTAAAGAAAACAATCCGGCTTCCGTAGCAGTATGTACACTGCTTCATAAAAAAGAAGCCACCCACCACGATGTACAACTCGACTATGTGGGTTTTGAGATCCCAAATGCTTTTGTTTTGGGCTATGGCCTTGATTATGCTCAGGAAGGACGAAATCTTTCTCAAATTTATGTTATTGACAAAGAGGACGATTAA
- a CDS encoding two-component regulator propeller domain-containing protein, which produces MIRKGILFFALLFIAEAAFAFQPSLLQRLDTLTYREWSIEDGLPVNTVNSITQDSLGYLWISTYDGLVRFDGLNFKTFDYSNTPEMPHNRATLVHRQNGVGMWFTLEYGGVLLYQNGNFKHYGTNNGFTNSDVTKIYEVADGRMFFVTHRGLYVYEGGAFSLFYNFSSFQNQVSHFLEDNDGSFWISTNDGLLHHTETGFHQYDISDNRVNNQMRVAHRSKEGALLVGTVNGLYELKDGKLILPEKYTILRGKIIRHIFEGDDYLLYFMPGEVYIETDGKVSRVRNREIVEGETYTEFYEDSDGNVWMLGNAGSLGVFKNGRIEKFNALDKIKDYYFNSMFEDREGNLWFATNTNGLITVSKSKVRTLGSPEGLSGDNILALFKDSRDAYWVGTRGAGLNKIEGDQIVTYQTTTSNIASNIIHAIEEDGNGNIWVGYYQEGLDLITQNGFKNYRLGTNVEVNDVRSIFNDSNNQLWVGTYGGLVKFDPVNETHQFFGIEEGMAGYKIRYITEDSDHALWIGTLDGGVSRFKNGDFRNYTTENGLSSNNIRSVYVDEKEAGVIWVGTENNGLNRIKNGEVTFINTRDGLPDHIVHWISQDQEGWLWISSNRGIIKIDKSELNTYLDGNSGNFTLLHYGRQEGMRNPEANGSFQEAGIRTHNGDFWFSTQEGVAIFQSEITTTNNIPPTVLIKNVRTGNLEYNSSEITIEKGYKAFDISFHALTFVAPEKTRFRYRLKGYDDDWIEVFGERTASYADVPAGNYTFEVIAANNDGVWSKNPAIAAITVQPFFYEQAWFYFLLILLVGGGYYGASKIRYQYLIRKQQKMEKIIEEQTAQLRKEKNEIEEKSKIIREQAQKLEESNKTKDKFFSLIAHDLRNPFQAILGYSEMMITEVDESDPEELKTSLQHIHASSKSLLTLVEHLLNWASLHTGKISPVPEKVNLRELIERMHQLFEHVANQKNISLQNKASEDAYLLADLNMLETILRNLISNAIKFTREGGTICMALRRDEGFYYIEVEDDGIGMSEKLVNELLRLDSTTSRAGTRDEQGTGLGLLICKEMMNLHNGEILIESEQDKGTKFTLKFPIEGLSGDDIEDKIKQAD; this is translated from the coding sequence ATGATTAGAAAAGGGATTTTATTTTTTGCTCTGCTTTTTATTGCAGAGGCAGCTTTTGCTTTTCAGCCTTCATTGCTGCAAAGGCTGGATACGCTCACCTATCGCGAATGGAGCATTGAAGATGGCCTTCCAGTAAATACCGTTAACAGTATCACTCAGGATTCACTTGGCTACCTGTGGATTAGTACTTATGACGGACTCGTACGCTTCGACGGGCTGAACTTTAAGACTTTCGATTATTCCAATACCCCCGAGATGCCTCATAACCGGGCTACGCTCGTTCATAGGCAGAACGGTGTAGGTATGTGGTTTACCCTCGAATATGGCGGAGTTTTACTGTACCAGAACGGCAATTTCAAACACTATGGTACCAACAACGGGTTTACAAATTCTGATGTCACAAAAATATACGAGGTCGCCGATGGCCGGATGTTCTTTGTTACCCACCGGGGACTTTATGTATATGAAGGTGGAGCTTTTTCCCTCTTTTATAATTTTTCTTCTTTTCAGAACCAGGTCTCTCATTTTTTAGAGGATAATGACGGTTCTTTCTGGATATCCACTAATGATGGTTTGCTGCACCATACCGAGACTGGTTTTCATCAGTATGATATAAGTGACAATCGGGTTAATAACCAGATGAGAGTTGCGCACCGTAGTAAAGAGGGAGCGCTGCTGGTTGGCACGGTGAATGGGCTTTATGAGCTTAAAGATGGCAAACTAATTCTCCCTGAAAAGTATACTATCCTGAGAGGCAAAATTATACGGCATATTTTTGAGGGTGATGATTACTTGCTTTATTTCATGCCTGGTGAAGTATATATCGAAACCGATGGTAAAGTTAGCCGGGTAAGGAACAGAGAAATAGTGGAGGGAGAAACCTACACCGAATTTTATGAAGACAGTGACGGTAATGTCTGGATGCTGGGAAATGCCGGCTCCCTTGGGGTTTTTAAAAACGGCAGAATTGAGAAATTCAATGCACTTGATAAAATCAAGGATTATTACTTCAACAGCATGTTCGAAGACCGGGAAGGCAACCTTTGGTTTGCAACCAATACAAATGGACTAATCACAGTAAGCAAATCCAAGGTGCGGACACTAGGTTCGCCGGAAGGTTTATCAGGTGACAATATCCTGGCTTTGTTTAAGGACAGCCGGGACGCTTATTGGGTGGGAACCCGGGGGGCAGGCCTCAATAAAATTGAAGGTGACCAGATCGTTACTTACCAGACAACTACCAGCAATATTGCTTCTAATATCATTCATGCTATAGAAGAAGACGGAAATGGAAACATCTGGGTTGGCTACTATCAGGAAGGACTTGACCTGATCACTCAAAATGGTTTTAAAAATTACCGGCTTGGAACCAATGTTGAAGTGAATGACGTCCGCTCGATTTTCAACGACAGCAACAACCAGCTTTGGGTGGGTACTTATGGAGGCTTGGTGAAATTTGACCCGGTCAATGAAACCCATCAATTTTTTGGCATTGAGGAAGGCATGGCTGGTTACAAAATCCGCTATATCACGGAAGATAGTGACCATGCTCTTTGGATTGGAACACTGGATGGAGGCGTAAGCCGCTTCAAAAACGGTGATTTCAGAAACTACACCACGGAAAACGGACTTTCTTCAAACAACATCAGATCTGTGTATGTGGATGAAAAAGAAGCCGGAGTGATATGGGTTGGCACGGAGAATAACGGATTGAACCGGATCAAAAACGGTGAAGTCACATTCATTAACACCAGAGACGGGCTGCCCGATCATATCGTGCACTGGATTTCTCAGGATCAGGAAGGCTGGCTTTGGATCTCCTCCAACCGGGGCATCATTAAAATTGACAAGTCTGAACTCAACACCTACCTGGATGGCAACAGTGGCAATTTCACGCTGCTACATTATGGCCGGCAGGAAGGCATGCGCAACCCGGAGGCTAATGGCTCATTCCAGGAGGCGGGAATCAGAACCCATAATGGGGATTTTTGGTTTTCAACACAGGAAGGGGTTGCTATTTTTCAGTCCGAAATTACTACTACCAATAATATCCCTCCCACGGTTTTAATCAAGAACGTCCGGACAGGAAATCTTGAATACAACTCCTCCGAAATCACCATTGAAAAAGGCTATAAGGCATTTGATATCAGTTTCCATGCGCTCACTTTTGTGGCTCCCGAAAAAACCCGGTTCCGATACCGCCTTAAAGGATATGATGACGACTGGATCGAAGTTTTTGGGGAACGAACTGCTTCTTATGCAGATGTGCCTGCCGGTAATTATACCTTCGAAGTCATAGCTGCTAACAATGACGGGGTTTGGAGTAAAAACCCGGCTATAGCAGCCATCACGGTGCAGCCCTTTTTCTACGAACAGGCCTGGTTTTATTTCCTTTTAATCTTGCTGGTGGGTGGAGGCTATTATGGAGCGTCCAAAATCCGATATCAATATCTGATTCGGAAGCAACAAAAGATGGAGAAGATTATAGAGGAGCAGACTGCTCAGCTGCGTAAAGAGAAAAATGAAATTGAAGAGAAGAGTAAAATCATCCGTGAGCAGGCTCAGAAACTGGAAGAGAGCAATAAAACCAAGGATAAATTTTTCTCCTTAATTGCACACGACCTGCGCAATCCGTTTCAGGCTATTCTGGGATACAGCGAAATGATGATTACAGAAGTTGATGAATCAGATCCTGAGGAACTGAAAACCAGCCTGCAGCATATTCATGCATCATCAAAATCATTACTAACGCTGGTTGAACACTTGCTGAACTGGGCTTCATTACACACAGGCAAAATTAGTCCTGTTCCTGAGAAAGTAAACCTCAGAGAGCTCATCGAAAGAATGCACCAGCTGTTTGAGCACGTCGCCAATCAAAAGAATATAAGCTTGCAGAATAAAGCCAGCGAAGATGCGTACCTGCTGGCTGACCTGAATATGCTGGAGACGATTCTGCGAAACCTGATTTCAAATGCCATTAAGTTTACCCGTGAAGGTGGTACTATCTGTATGGCTTTGCGCCGGGACGAAGGCTTTTACTATATCGAAGTTGAAGATGACGGGATAGGAATGTCGGAAAAGTTGGTGAACGAACTATTACGCCTTGATTCAACTACGTCGAGAGCGGGCACCAGAGATGAACAAGGAACCGGACTTGGATTGTTAATTTGCAAGGAAATGATGAACCTGCACAATGGAGAAATCCTGATTGAATCTGAACAGGATAAGGGCACGAAGTTCACCTTAAAATTCCCAATCGAAGGCTTATCTGGCGACGATATCGAGGATAAAATAAAGCAGGCAGATTAA